Proteins encoded together in one Deltaproteobacteria bacterium window:
- a CDS encoding acylneuraminate cytidylyltransferase family protein: MNDADINHPLKGHGHKPEVLAIIPARGGSKGLPRKNIRDLCGKPLIAYSIEVALRAKLIDRVVVSTEDEEIAEISESFGAEVPFLRPKEMAQDRSSVGDGINFTVNKLRDGGYSPNVLVTLYPTHPFRTPKLVDFLVSKGLEGYSPVNTVKLITHTNLSIFSKNGAECIAPLLNFRSFNGAAPKKSFFRQYGLFLGSIFGFFDRPYLHVIKDPVSLIDIDSLADFVLAEEVIKQGLFDFELE; this comes from the coding sequence ATGAATGATGCCGATATCAACCATCCCCTGAAAGGACATGGGCATAAACCCGAAGTTCTTGCCATCATCCCAGCGCGTGGAGGCTCTAAAGGGCTTCCAAGAAAGAATATCCGGGACCTTTGCGGCAAGCCTCTTATAGCTTATTCAATTGAAGTCGCACTAAGGGCTAAATTGATAGACCGTGTGGTGGTGTCCACGGAAGATGAAGAGATCGCGGAAATCTCTGAAAGCTTTGGGGCCGAGGTCCCGTTTTTGAGACCGAAAGAAATGGCTCAGGATCGTTCAAGTGTTGGTGATGGAATCAATTTTACTGTTAATAAGTTGCGAGATGGTGGCTATTCCCCCAATGTATTGGTGACTCTTTACCCGACCCACCCGTTCAGAACTCCAAAGCTTGTGGATTTTCTTGTGAGTAAAGGACTTGAAGGGTACAGCCCGGTTAATACCGTTAAATTAATTACTCACACAAATTTAAGTATTTTTTCAAAAAATGGAGCCGAATGTATTGCTCCTTTGTTGAATTTCAGATCTTTCAATGGAGCGGCACCCAAGAAATCGTTTTTCAGACAATACGGACTCTTCCTCGGGTCTATTTTTGGTTTCTTTGACAGACCTTACCTTCATGTAATTAAAGACCCTGTAAGTCTTATTGATATTGATTCACTGGCGGATTTCGTTCTAGCTGAAGAAGTAATTAAACAAGGTCTTTTTGATTTCGAATTAGAATAG
- a CDS encoding glycosyltransferase, which produces MNILMITDNDPAGMGIAFTHAINRYTDHRCRLITTAEKYGFDYDKDIHLPDIRDDDFGEVEQLLKEADIIHFHVLRDENSHLGPLVIRDYIKGKRILHHHHGHPDFIINAQVYNEKYRKLGRRVIVSTPDLLKVAENATWVPNLVPLNDPLFLPRYDDSLPSTSVRICQSPTRKYHKHTREFKEAIDNLKKKFPGRIEPIIIELLPYKECLRIKRACHVVFDHMRGWFGIASLESLSQGKPVIAGLDDWNIRCIREFTGSDTLPWVIARNREELEDRLTELVVDAELRDQIGRSSRLFMEGCWTEQKVISLLMAIYQTL; this is translated from the coding sequence ATGAATATCCTCATGATCACCGACAATGACCCGGCCGGCATGGGAATCGCCTTCACCCACGCCATCAACCGCTATACCGATCACCGCTGCCGGTTGATCACGACCGCGGAAAAATACGGGTTCGACTATGACAAGGACATTCACCTCCCGGATATCCGTGATGACGATTTCGGCGAGGTGGAGCAACTCTTGAAAGAGGCAGACATCATACATTTCCATGTGCTGAGGGACGAGAACTCCCACCTCGGCCCACTGGTGATCAGGGACTATATTAAGGGAAAACGGATTCTCCATCACCATCACGGACACCCGGACTTTATCATCAATGCTCAGGTCTACAATGAGAAGTACAGAAAACTGGGCCGCAGGGTCATCGTGAGCACCCCCGACCTTCTCAAGGTGGCAGAGAATGCCACCTGGGTTCCCAACCTCGTACCCCTGAACGATCCGCTTTTCCTTCCTCGATACGATGATTCCCTTCCCTCCACCTCGGTGAGGATCTGCCAATCCCCGACCAGGAAATACCACAAGCACACAAGGGAATTCAAAGAGGCCATTGATAATCTCAAAAAGAAATTCCCCGGCCGGATCGAACCAATCATCATCGAGCTTCTTCCGTACAAAGAATGTCTCCGAATCAAACGTGCTTGCCACGTGGTCTTTGACCACATGCGCGGGTGGTTCGGGATCGCCTCCCTGGAGTCCCTCAGCCAGGGTAAACCGGTGATTGCAGGGTTGGATGATTGGAACATCCGCTGCATCAGGGAATTCACGGGGTCCGATACCCTCCCCTGGGTGATTGCGAGGAACCGGGAGGAACTGGAAGACCGATTGACCGAACTCGTGGTGGATGCCGAGTTGCGGGATCAGATCGGCCGATCAAGCCGCCTTTTCATGGAAGGTTGCTGGACGGAGCAAAAGGTCATCTCTTTACTCATGGCTATCTATCAAACGCTATGA